A segment of the Nostoc sp. TCL26-01 genome:
CCTTTTCCATCGGCACAGCCCAACTCAAACGAGTAATTTTCTGATGTAGCTTTTCATCTGCTTCCAAGCCATCGATAAAAACAGATGGAGTATCCCACAGAGGATAGGCGTGCAACCCATTGATCCCCACAACCTCACCACGCCGATTTAGTAGTGGCCCACCACTCATTCCTTTCTCAATCTCATTGGTATAACCCACCTGATAGCCTCCTTCCAGCGCTTTATTCAGTACTAGCAATACTTTACCAGCCGTAAACATCAAGCCTTTCTCTTGAGACTCTTCTTGAGCAAAAGGAAAACCAGTAGCAAACACTTCATCCTCTACGGTAGGAGAAGCACCTAAAGTAGCCACTTCGTAGACATGACTAGCACTCTTAAACTGCAATATCGCCAAATCATTACTGCCAAAGCTAACCTTTGGTGCTAAATTCGCATTATGTATCCGCCGATCAGACGTTTGAATCCGATAAGGGGAAGTACCAGCCCTTAGCACATGAGCGTTAGTTAACACCGTATAAACGTTACCTTCTTTTCTCAGCAGGATTCCTGAACCCAACAACTCATTAGACATAACTCTGACGGTGATGGCTTCAGCTTGACGACGCAGTTGTTTGAGCGACAATTGAGACAATGCCTGCACTGATGGAGCAATACGACAATTAACATTGCTCGATGGCAGACAAATCTTGCTATCCATTGCTGAGGCTGACAAAGTGATTGGTAAAACACCAATAAAAACAGCCATTCTCAAAATTCGTCCAGTCATATTACATTCAATGCCATATCCTTATGCCTCCTGGGATGAAAAAGGAAGTGCTGAGTGCTGAGTTGTGAGTGCTGAGTTGTGAGTGCTGTTAGCGGAAGCGGGGCGTTTAGCCCGTGCTGAGTGCGGGAGTGAGTTAAGAAGTTTTTCTCCTCTGCCTCCCCTGCCCCTCTGCCCCTCTGCCCCTCTGCCCCTCTGCTCCTTGTCCCCTTCCTTGTCCTCTTTACCATTAAGGAACACCAGCTTCAGATGTATTATCGTTTGGTTCATAGATGAGATCATTGCTGGAGTCTGTTGCCGCATTTTGCACGTAAGTATCGAAATCGATATTAACTGTGCTATTGCTGCTTTCATTGAGCGCATTGCCAGCTGCCAAACCACGACGGTCAAATAATCTCCGGACAATGACATTAGGATCAGCACCACGCTTGACTGTAAATAACAAAGTGCTATCTGTACAGGGATTATTGGGATTTGTCGCTGCACAAACTACAGGTTCTCCCCGGAGTAAGCCAGTTTTGATAGTTCTTAATCTACCGTTATCGTAGTTTTTTTGAAATCTGCGGGATACCTCCAGACAGCGCTTTTGCGCCGTCCAAGGCGGTGGAAAATAACCACCAGACACCCAGCGAACCATTGGGACATTTTTGCCGTCTTGAGTCCGGGCAAATGTCACGGGTACGCCTCTGCTCTTGCCGCAGTAAAATGTTGTGCCTCCAGCATAGCTTGGCTGATTTATAGTTGCGGTGGCAACTAATGCACTCATGGAAGCTATTGCTAGCCCTGTCAATCCTTGACCAAGTAACCGTATTTTCATGGTTAGTGCCGCACTTCCTCAAAAACAACAGGTATCATATTGAAAGTTTAAAACTAAACGACAGGAAATTCTCAGTATTTGTTCCCAGAAAGTTTTACGTTAAGTTACATCGTGGCCTAATTGTTGCTGTTTGTGTGTGATGTAGGAATCCGCTTTGATTACTAAACTGATTTGCGTAGTCAGGCAATAGGGAAGAGTCATTAGTCATTGGTCATTGGTGATTGGTCATTGGTCATTAGAGTCAAAACTCAGCACGGGCTAAACGCCCCGCTTCCGCTAACAGCACTCCCTCACTCAATTTAATGAAAGGCAATAGGCAATAGGGTTCTAGAAAATGAATGTACACTGAATTTTGTTCAAAAATCAAATCGGATTCCTATAGGATTCGTATTTGATTTATTTTGGCGTAGCCTGTGCTTACACAAAAACTAACTACACTCCTAAATCCCTTCATTCCTGTTCCCTATTCCCTATTTCCTATTTCCTATTCCCTATCCCCTATTCCCTGTTCCCTCATATATGTCATCAATGTTTAGATGAGCAGCAGGTTAGTAAACTACTAACTGGTTATGCTAATTCTATTTTGAATTCTGAATCCTGACTCCTGACTCCTGACTCCTGAATTCTGACTCCTGACAACAACACGCACAAACTAATGGCACAAAATGCTAACATATGCTTGCTTCTCAAGCTGTTAATTGCTTAAAAAACTGTGGTCATTAGCAAAACTACTGTTTTAGTTCTGGAAACTCTTTACAAATCACGGGTTCGTTAGGTATGAATTTAAATCTTATTGTATCCAATATATTAAATCCGCCAGTACTTTTTTTCTTTCTAGGAATGCTGGCAATTTTTTTAAAATCTGATTTAGATATTCCTCAACCTTTACCAAAATTATTTTCTCTCTACTTACTACTAGCTATTGGATTTAAAGGCGGATATGAAATTGCCGAAAGTGGCATTAACGCAGAAATTGCTATGACGCTAGCGGCAGCTATACTTATGGCTTCCATCGTTCCTATCTATTCTTTTTTTATATTAAAAATCAAACTTGATAACCATAATGCTGCGGCGATCGCTGCCACTTATGGTTCTATTAGTGCCGTGACTTTTATTACTGCACAATCTTTTCTGAAAATTCTCAGCATTGACTCTAGTGGACATATGGTAGCAGCTTTAGCGCTGATGGAATCACCAGCAATTATCGTGGGTATTGTATTGCTGAGAATATTTAGCCAAGATCAAGAACAAGATAAAGGAGAATTTTCTTGGGGTGAAGTATTACGAGAAGCATTTTTAAATGGTTCAGTTTTTTTATTAGTTGGGAGTGTCATAATTGGCTTACTTACCGGAGAAAAAGGTTGGGAAAAGTTACATCCTTTTACTCAAGATATCTTTTATGGAGTTCTAGCATTTTTTTTACTAGATATGGGTATGGTAGCCGCAAGGAGAGTTAAAGAATTGAGTAATACAGGTTATTTTCTGATTGGCTTTTCTATATTTATGCCTTTAGTAAATGCACTTATTGGCATCATTTTAGCTAAATTTATCGGGATTTCTCCAGGCAACGCATTATTATTTGCTGTGCTTTGTGCTAGTGCTTCTTATATTGCTGTACCCGCAGCTATGAGAATCACAGTACCTGAAGCTAACCCTAGTTTATATGTTTCTATGGCCTTAGCGCTAACTTTTCCTTTCAATATTATTATTGGCATTCCGTTATATTTCAACATCATCAAACTTATAGGAGTTTAACGAAGTGGAAGCTGTTAAGAAAATAGAGATAGTGACAAACTCTTTAGAATTACCAAAAGTTCTAGAAATCTTAGAAAAATCTGGTGTTTCTGGGTATACAGTGATTGAAAATGTCATCGGCAAAGGTAAAAGAGGTAGAGTTATCAATGATCTGGAAACTCATACACTCACTAATGGATATGTCATGAGTATTTGTACAGAAGCACAAGAGCAAGCATTGGTAGAGGCAATTAGACCTGTAATTAAAAAATATGGTGGTGTATGTATTGTCTCTGATGCTAAGTGGATTGCCCATTAAATAGGGTATAAGGTATGGGAAAATCATGATTGTAATTAGTTCTTGTCTAACCTCTTATTTGATGTTTACAAAAACTAAATTCAACTGAAAATTTTTCTTTCTCTCCCTATCCTCTGTCTCCTATCCTCTACCCCCTCATGAGAGAAATGAGTTATACAATAGCTGTATGCGGAAAATCAATTCATGATTTTGAAGATTAAAAGTAACGATATATTTTACTCTGGTGAGGAGAATTAAACTGTGCCGATTAAACGCATTATTGCGGGGCTAAACGAGTTTCATGATAACTATTTCGTTGCTCATCGTGAATTATTCGAGCATCTATCTCATGGACAAAATCCAGAGGTATTGTTCATAACTTGTTCTGACTCAAGAATAGATCCGTTTTTAATTACGCAGAGTCAGCCAGGGGATTTATTTGTGATCCGGAATGTTGGTAACATCATTCCACCTTACGGCAGATTCAATGGTGGTGAAGCCGCAGGGATTGAGTATGCTGTTGAGGCGTTGGGGATTAAAGATGTTGTGGTTTGTGGACATTCTCATTGTGGAGCGATGAGAGGATTATTACAAATAGGTAATCTAGCACAACAAATGCCTTCGGTTTATGAATGGTTAAGATATCATGCCGAATCTACCCGTCGTCTGGTAATGGACAATTACCAAGGGTACTCCAATGAACAACTTTTAAAAATTGCCATCGAGCAAAATGTTCTCACCCAGATAGAAAATCTAGAAACATACCCAGTAATTCGCTCTAAACTTCACAGTGGACAGTTGACTCTCCATGCTTGGATTTATGAAATTGAAAGCGGCGGGGTGTTTGCTTATGATGCTGACAATAGTCAATTTAAAATTTTAGAAAATCGTCCTTTTCCCGTGCCTAATCCTCTGATTGGTGTACACTCATGTGATCTCAAAAGCGCAGCAAAACAGTCGGTAGTACCAACATAGTTGCTCAATCTCTTTACAGAAGATTTATCTGTTTTTATTGCCATGTTAACCAAGAGGCTGTTAACTATTACTAATTCACTTTTTGCTGCAACATTTGCCCCCCAAAAAGCTGTAATTACAGACTTTGGGGGGTTATTTAACAGTTATCAGTTATCAGTTATCAGTGAAGAGTGATGTATTTATCCTTGGGTTTAAGTCCCCCACCAATTGGTGGTAGGCGTTGGTGGTGGGTTTAAATCCCCCGTCATACGCCGTGATAACTTTTCACTGTTCACTGTTTTAATGAAGGTGGGGGTTGATGAGAGTGTCGAATTTAAAAACTATTGCTTACTCTCGTGTGATTCATCTGAGTCACGTAATTGACTCTAACATTCCTCAATGGCCTGGTGACCCAGGTGTAGAGTTTATCCCTGTTGCCCAGCTACCTGATGATGGTTACTATCTGCGACAATTTTCCTTGGGAGAACACAGTGCTACTCATATGAATGCGCCTAACAGCTTTTATCTGGCTGGTGTGGGCATTGACCAATACTCGGCTCAGTCTTTAATTGTACCTGCGATCGCTATCAATATCTCTGCAACCACAACTATCAACCCTGACTATACACTCACTGTTGCGGATATCCTGGCTTGGGAAGGGCAACATGGTGAGATTCCAGCTGATCATCTAGTGCTACTGTATACTGGCTGGGAACATAAGTGGTCTGATAAAAATGCTTTTTTGAACCAGGATGCTCAGGGAGTCATGCACTTTCCCGGTTTTGGGGGCGATGCTACTCAGTTTCTCTTGGACGAAAGACAAATCGCTGGTGTAGGCATTGATACTCATGGTGTAGACCCTGGACAGGATAGTAGTTTTACTACCAACCGTTTGGTATTGGCACAGCAGGGTATTGTGTTAGAAAATTTGACAAATTTACAACAATTGCCACCAACGGGGATTACACTAGCGATCGCTGTCCTCAGGTTACGCTGTGGCTCTGGTTCACCGGTGGGAGTTTTGGCATTAGTAGCTTAGAATAATGCGTAATACTCGCCTTTGGCGAGAAGCAAGCTATGTAATTAAGTTTTTTAGTTACGAATTAGGCTAAATTGGTCACAAGCTGGAGGGCTGGCAAATGATAACTCCGCTAACTTGCCAAAATTATATCAATGGTCAATGGGTGAATGCTGCCACAGAAACTATTATCAACAGCAACAACCCTGCTAATAAAACCGAAGTCGTGGCAACTTTTCCCCGTTCTCAAGCCGAGGATGTAGATAGAGCTGTCGCTTCAGCTCGGCAAGCTTATGATAGTTGGCGGAAAGTGCCAGCCCCGGCTAGAGCAGAATATGTGTTTCGTGTCGGAGAATTATTACTCCAACACAAAGAAGAATTAGCTCAGTTAATCAGTCGAGAAATGGGTAAACCCCTCACCGAAGCTAGGGGGGATGTGCAGGAAGGAATTGACTGTGCTTTTTACAGTGCGGGTGAAGGTAGGCGACTGTTTGGGCAAACCACACCTTCGGAAATGCCCAATAAATTCGCCATGACGGTACGAATGCCCATAGGAGTGTGTGCTTTAATTACTCCTTGGAATTTCCCCATCGCCATTCCTTGTTGGAAAGCAATGCCAGCTTTAGTTTGTGGCAATACAGTCATCCTCAAGCCGGCTGAAGATACCTCTGCTTGTGCGACGAAATTAATCGAGATTTTTGCAGATGCAGGTTTACCGCCTGGGGTAATTAACTTGGTGCATGGGGTAGGAGAAGAAGCGGGGAAGGCTTTAGTTGAACATCCAGATATTGATTTAGTGTCCTTTACTGGTTCTTCCGAAACTGGCGCTTTTGTTGGTGCTACCTGTGGACGAACTCACAAACGAGTTTGTCTGGAAATGGGCGGGAAAAATGCTCAAGTAGTGATGGAAGACGCAGATTTAGAACTTGCTCTCGATGGTGCAGTCTGGGGAGCCTTTGGCACAACTGGTCAACGTTGTACTGCTACCAGTCGCTTAATTTTACATCGAGATATTAAAGAAAAATTCACGACAATGCTGCTGGAACGGACTAGCAAATTACGTTTGGGTGCTGGTACTGAAGCTGACACAGATATTGGGCCAATTATTAATCACAAACAACTGCAACGGGTAGATGATTATATGGATATTGCCCGTGCAGAGGGAGCCAAGATTTTAATTGGGGGAAAAATTGCCACAGAAGGACAACTCAAACAGGGTTACTTTTTTCAGCCGACAATTTTAGATCATGTCAGGCCGAATATGCGGGTTGCGCGTGAAGAGATATTCGGGCCAGTAGTGGCATTAATTGAGGTTAGCAGTTTTGTGGAAGCGATCGCTATCCTTAACGATACAAAATATGGTCTTTCTTCCTCAATTTACACCCGTGATATCAATCGGGCTTTTGCGGCTATGCGTGACATTGCAGCAGGTATCACCTATATTAATGGCCCTACCATTGGTGCAGAAGTACATTTACCTTTTGGTGGTGTCAAACAAACCGGTAATGGACACAGAGAAGCCGGCACAACCGCCTTAGATGTATTCACTGAATGGAAAAGTGTTTACGTAGATTTTTCTGGTAGTTTGCAACGCGCTCAGATAGATAATCGTAGTTAAGTGAATTGACTGAGGAACTTCTAGATAAAAATATCTGACGTTTTTTCCTCATAATTTAAAGTGATGATAAATTACCGTCTACAGATTCTAGATAAAAACTGTATTTAGCATCAAAACAATCAATTGACTGTGGAGAACTACACCTACTAATAGCTTGAAATCGATTGTAAATTGTATTGTAATTACGACTATATATTTGTACAACTTCTGATGCTTTTCCTGAAACTGTTGTTCCAGAAGGAATACTGTTTAATAAATTTGTTGCTTGTTTAATTTTTAGAAGTGCATCTTGAAGTCCAACTAACGTATAAGGTGTATTTTCAGTAATTTTCTCAACTTGTCTGGCTAAATTTTGTGCTTGTTTAAATTTTAAAACAGCATTATTTTCAATTATTCTTCGTTGATTAATGGTAGTATAGTTCGCCTTGTATTCTTTTAGTCGCTGCTGTTCTTGTACATACAGTGGTGAGTTTTTAGGTATTGTTTCTAAAAGCTTTATTGCTTGTTCAATCTGAACACTGGCTTGTTTCCAAGTTGTACTAGAATGTGGAGGGTTCTGAGTGATTTTTACTGCTTCCCAACTCAATTTTTTGGCATTTGCCAGCAATTCAGATGCTTGTATTTCATCTGATAAACGAGATGAAATGACAGCATAATTATTACGATATTGTTCGAGGTTTCTATTTGCTTCTACCGTAACAAATGAATCTTCGGGAATAGACTCCAATATACTGATTGCTTCTTGCCATTTATTACTTGCTTCTTTCCATACTGTTGGAGGATGCGGTGGATTTTGCACCAAAATCTCTGCTTCTATAGCTAATTGTTTTGTAGATTCAAACTTAGCTGCTGCATCTTCTTCTATCTGTAGTCTTTATTCAACTGTATTGAGTTGAGTACGAAATTTGCTAATGTATTTTTGTGCTTCGGGGTATGCAGATGCAAATGAATTTGGAATTCTTTCAAGTGATACAATCGATTGTTTGATTTTGTCACTCATCAGTCTAATTTCATTAATGTCTTGAGCTTGTTTTACATCATTTATTTTAGATATTAATGTTTGTGTATCTCTAAGTATTTTTTCTTGAGACAATCTACTCCAAGCAAACCAAACTCCAGGGGTAGATAAAATTATAATACTTGCAGCAATTGCCGTTTTTATTTGAACAGTTTTTTTTCGTTGTTGTTGCAAACGCTGTTTCATCAAGAGTGGATTTTTAAAACATTCCTGTGCTTCCTTTATTTTTGCTTCTGCTTCTTGAATTAATATTTCAATTCTTGGCTGAAATTTTTCACAAAAAGTTAAAATATCTAAGACCTTTTCGTTTTTAGTATTAAAATCAATAAAAAGTTCATCTTCTTGACTAAACTCAACTGCACAAATACTACCAAAAAGAAATACAATACTTTTTAATGTATTAGGTTGAATATAAATATCTTTTCCCTTATCAATTGTATTAATAATATTTTGTAAATTTTTATTTATTGTCTTGAAATCTTCTTGTACAGTTTTAATCTGTTCAAATTGAGATAGCATGACATCTTTATTAGCAAAATTAAACGTGCTTTTTATTTTACGGCTCTTAGTTTTGACATCATTTTTAATATCACTTATTGTTTTATATGAATGTATTTCTTCTAATGCAGTTATCAGCCCAGTATTTTGAGTACATTCTTTTCCAAAGGAAACAAGATATGTTAACTGACGTGTAGGTTTTTCAAGAATCTGTTTTAAATTAATACATTTATTGATAACAGAGTTGATGGATTCGTATTGAGTGTTGCTATATAAAATAATCACTCCATTATCATCTAAACCTAATGCTGTAATAGATTGACCAAGAACACTAAATAAGGCTTTAATCACATCAATATTTAATGGATTAGTAGCTTGCTTATTAATTTTTTTTATAACTGTATCTAATTGCTTATGTATATTTCTTAATTGCACTTGTACTTGAAACATACGATTTAAATTTTGCTCCATTACAGGCAGAGTATCAAAATTTAACCTTCTTTCTACTGTTTGAATAATAGTGAAAAATTTTTCGTGTAATTGATCAATACTAATTTTTGACTGAACTTGAGCAAGAATTTCTAAAAATCTTGTATCATTTAAACAAGTATTTATAAAATTTTGTAAAAAATGTGCAGATGCTATAATATTGTTAATATTGTTCTCATAACTATCACACTGTTTAATAATATCTAATAATAAATGATTTTGATTTTCTATCTTTATAATTATTTCATTTTTGTGATTAAATTCTATTCGTGTAATTGCTGCACCAAACACTAAAAATAACGAATTTACAGTATGATAAGTAGCCCCAAAAATATTTGTAGGTTCAATCGAAGATGACAAACTATTTAGTTTATTTTTTATTATAATTAACCGTTGTAATGCAACCATGATTGGTGCTATTTTAGCTTGCATTAACTCTGGTTGACTAAAGCTAAAATCTAACCGAATACTAAATGATAATTTGGATATTTGTGCAGCCAAAGATGGTAAACTTTGAGAGTGTTTATGAATTTCTGCATCAAAAACAGTATTTGAAGTGAGAAAACATTGAGAAATAATTTCTTTCAACCATATACCTTGATGAATAAATATATCAATCTTCTGCACCAAATCTCCAAATGTTTTCCGAATTTGTCGCAGATGATTTTCATCATGAATTGCTTCATCTAGAAAATTATGTCCAATTTCTAAAGCAATTTCTGAACCTATTTGTGAGAGTATATCATCATCACTACTATTTTGACCAAGTAGGATTAAACCAACTCCTACAACACCTTTTGTCAAACGAATAGCATCAATCCGTGCAATTTCTTCATCGAGTTTTTTGAGTGTAGGTTCTAACTCATCTTGGATATGATGTAAATCTAAAATGTTATTAGAAATTATAATTAATTGTTTTTCAATAATATTTATATCGTGACAATCTAATGACATTGAACTACCAAGCATCAAAGCCTTGTTAAGTATTGCATCTAGGTGGTTCATACATTAGGATTTAAATATAATATATCTTCATAGTCCATGTTTTTTCATACATTATCAACCGTAATAACCCTGAAGAAAATACTGCCTCATATAAATTCATAGCTGCGATATTTGCCTATTAAACGCTAGTGTCAGAGATTGGAGTGCATGATTACTAACTGCTAACTCAGATGAGGTAATGAGTATTTTAGTCCGTCAGATTTTGATGCAATAATCTAGATTAGGAGAAGCGAAATTTCGCTTTTATACTGAATATGAATCATTGTCAAAAGTTAAATTAACCCAGAAAAATTAGACCGATAAACAATGTTCTGGGTTAATTGATCAAAACTACTAGCGATATAAGTCACATCTGCGGAATGTAAGTTCTTAATCAAACTTCTGCCGGATGATACTCTTGTTGTCTTTCCACGAAAGTTTGCACGCGAGAACGGTAATCTCTCACCGTGTCATCTACCCAGTCGCGCTCGTTGCTGTTAGCGTATAAGTGTACTAAAGGCTCACTGGCATCGGGTAAAACTAATAGCCAACTATCATCAAAGGGTTGGCGAATTTTCACACCATCGATGAGTTCGAGGTTTTGGGCTGGGTGCGTTTCCACCAAGTAGCGCATCAATGCACCTTTTGCCGACCAGGGACAGCGTATGGTATAAGTTTTATGGACTACACGGGGTAATTCTGAGCGAACAGTAGCTAGCGATCGCTCCTGTATAGTCAGCATCTCAATAATTTTAGCAATGCAGAACATGGAATCAAACCCCGGATGCAATTGGGGAAAGATAAATCCAGTCTCACCACTACCGCCCAATACCACATTAGGGTTCTTTTGACAAGCTTCCATCAAAGCAGTGGGATTAGATTTGGTACGAATAACTCGGCCATCGTGACGACGGGCGACTTGTTCCACGCCACTGGAGGCATGGACTGGTACGACTACCGTCCCTCTGGGGTTAGAGGTGAGAATCATATCCACCATCAAGGCGGTTAACATTTCCCCACGAATGGGAAAGCCTGACTCATCGACTAAAATCAGTTGTTCGCCATTAGCTGATACTTGCACACCAAAATTAGCCTTTAATGCTTCCACCACATGACCAAGTTGCTGTAGCAATGCTTCCCTATCAGTTGTGGAAACAGCATTTTTATTTAAACTGGCATTCAGCACTACTGCATCCGCACCAAATTTATCTAGCATTTGGGGTAAGACAGCCCCAGACACAGCATAAACATAGTCAATGACTACTTTGGCGCGACTGTTGCACAGGGTAGCC
Coding sequences within it:
- a CDS encoding serine protease, encoding MAVFIGVLPITLSASAMDSKICLPSSNVNCRIAPSVQALSQLSLKQLRRQAEAITVRVMSNELLGSGILLRKEGNVYTVLTNAHVLRAGTSPYRIQTSDRRIHNANLAPKVSFGSNDLAILQFKSASHVYEVATLGASPTVEDEVFATGFPFAQEESQEKGLMFTAGKVLLVLNKALEGGYQVGYTNEIEKGMSGGPLLNRRGEVVGINGLHAYPLWDTPSVFIDGLEADEKLHQKITRLSWAVPMEKVVKMIPQAAQTLHKAD
- a CDS encoding COP23 domain-containing protein; the protein is MKIRLLGQGLTGLAIASMSALVATATINQPSYAGGTTFYCGKSRGVPVTFARTQDGKNVPMVRWVSGGYFPPPWTAQKRCLEVSRRFQKNYDNGRLRTIKTGLLRGEPVVCAATNPNNPCTDSTLLFTVKRGADPNVIVRRLFDRRGLAAGNALNESSNSTVNIDFDTYVQNAATDSSNDLIYEPNDNTSEAGVP
- a CDS encoding sodium-dependent bicarbonate transport family permease, coding for MNLNLIVSNILNPPVLFFFLGMLAIFLKSDLDIPQPLPKLFSLYLLLAIGFKGGYEIAESGINAEIAMTLAAAILMASIVPIYSFFILKIKLDNHNAAAIAATYGSISAVTFITAQSFLKILSIDSSGHMVAALALMESPAIIVGIVLLRIFSQDQEQDKGEFSWGEVLREAFLNGSVFLLVGSVIIGLLTGEKGWEKLHPFTQDIFYGVLAFFLLDMGMVAARRVKELSNTGYFLIGFSIFMPLVNALIGIILAKFIGISPGNALLFAVLCASASYIAVPAAMRITVPEANPSLYVSMALALTFPFNIIIGIPLYFNIIKLIGV
- a CDS encoding P-II family nitrogen regulator, which codes for MEAVKKIEIVTNSLELPKVLEILEKSGVSGYTVIENVIGKGKRGRVINDLETHTLTNGYVMSICTEAQEQALVEAIRPVIKKYGGVCIVSDAKWIAH
- a CDS encoding carbonic anhydrase, which codes for MPIKRIIAGLNEFHDNYFVAHRELFEHLSHGQNPEVLFITCSDSRIDPFLITQSQPGDLFVIRNVGNIIPPYGRFNGGEAAGIEYAVEALGIKDVVVCGHSHCGAMRGLLQIGNLAQQMPSVYEWLRYHAESTRRLVMDNYQGYSNEQLLKIAIEQNVLTQIENLETYPVIRSKLHSGQLTLHAWIYEIESGGVFAYDADNSQFKILENRPFPVPNPLIGVHSCDLKSAAKQSVVPT
- a CDS encoding cyclase family protein — protein: MRVSNLKTIAYSRVIHLSHVIDSNIPQWPGDPGVEFIPVAQLPDDGYYLRQFSLGEHSATHMNAPNSFYLAGVGIDQYSAQSLIVPAIAINISATTTINPDYTLTVADILAWEGQHGEIPADHLVLLYTGWEHKWSDKNAFLNQDAQGVMHFPGFGGDATQFLLDERQIAGVGIDTHGVDPGQDSSFTTNRLVLAQQGIVLENLTNLQQLPPTGITLAIAVLRLRCGSGSPVGVLALVA
- a CDS encoding aldehyde dehydrogenase family protein; this encodes MITPLTCQNYINGQWVNAATETIINSNNPANKTEVVATFPRSQAEDVDRAVASARQAYDSWRKVPAPARAEYVFRVGELLLQHKEELAQLISREMGKPLTEARGDVQEGIDCAFYSAGEGRRLFGQTTPSEMPNKFAMTVRMPIGVCALITPWNFPIAIPCWKAMPALVCGNTVILKPAEDTSACATKLIEIFADAGLPPGVINLVHGVGEEAGKALVEHPDIDLVSFTGSSETGAFVGATCGRTHKRVCLEMGGKNAQVVMEDADLELALDGAVWGAFGTTGQRCTATSRLILHRDIKEKFTTMLLERTSKLRLGAGTEADTDIGPIINHKQLQRVDDYMDIARAEGAKILIGGKIATEGQLKQGYFFQPTILDHVRPNMRVAREEIFGPVVALIEVSSFVEAIAILNDTKYGLSSSIYTRDINRAFAAMRDIAAGITYINGPTIGAEVHLPFGGVKQTGNGHREAGTTALDVFTEWKSVYVDFSGSLQRAQIDNRS